One region of Ktedonobacterales bacterium genomic DNA includes:
- a CDS encoding iron-sulfur cluster assembly scaffold protein — translation MSMTRQEAIDFLLEHYQHPYHRGTLENPDIHLTGGSPGCADVITMQANFDEDGHLKEVYFEGEGCTVSMAAASYVSEITEGMSPEEIEALTFEDLIDALGREVVMTRPTCATTALGTLKQGVHEYKRKKEAAG, via the coding sequence ATGAGCATGACCCGTCAGGAAGCTATTGATTTTCTGCTGGAGCATTATCAACACCCTTACCATCGGGGTACGCTTGAAAACCCGGATATTCACCTCACTGGTGGCAGCCCCGGCTGCGCCGATGTGATTACCATGCAGGCCAACTTTGATGAAGACGGCCATCTCAAGGAAGTCTATTTCGAGGGCGAAGGCTGCACTGTCAGTATGGCAGCGGCTTCCTACGTCAGCGAGATCACCGAGGGCATGTCCCCAGAAGAGATAGAGGCCCTCACCTTTGAGGATCTCATTGACGCGCTCGGACGGGAAGTAGTGATGACCCGCCCCACCTGCGCCACGACGGCGCTGGGTACGCTGAAGCAGGGTGTCCACGAATATAAGCGCAAGAAGGAAGCCGCCGGATAG
- a CDS encoding uracil-DNA glycosylase family protein, protein MEARIEPAGQETLRERQARLEVLMTRVLACRLCQERGYLRVANPVGGARGRVTDRVMVIGQAPGHHSVEKQLPFAGPGGKVLQSWFVRAGFQPEDFRERIYLSAITRCDPGRNPRGTGDRKPSPAEQALCRPYLDEELAIVRPRVLALLGGLAIQVFWGPAKLDEIVGTYREQDGRLLLPLPHSSGASRWLNDPQHQALLSRALEHLARWRVELGLDQR, encoded by the coding sequence ATGGAAGCGCGAATAGAACCAGCGGGACAAGAGACGCTTCGGGAGCGTCAGGCACGGCTGGAAGTGTTGATGACGCGCGTTCTCGCCTGTCGGCTGTGCCAGGAGCGCGGCTACCTGCGTGTAGCGAATCCGGTGGGCGGCGCGCGTGGCCGCGTGACGGATCGCGTGATGGTCATCGGGCAGGCGCCCGGCCATCACTCGGTTGAAAAGCAGCTTCCCTTTGCTGGCCCCGGCGGCAAAGTGCTGCAAAGCTGGTTTGTGCGCGCGGGCTTCCAGCCTGAAGACTTCCGCGAGCGCATCTATCTTTCGGCGATCACGCGCTGCGACCCTGGCCGCAATCCGCGCGGAACGGGTGATCGCAAGCCGTCCCCGGCTGAGCAGGCGCTCTGCCGCCCCTATCTGGATGAAGAGCTTGCCATCGTGCGCCCGCGAGTGCTGGCGCTGCTGGGCGGGCTGGCGATCCAGGTCTTCTGGGGTCCGGCAAAGCTGGATGAAATCGTCGGGACGTATCGAGAGCAGGATGGCCGCCTGCTCCTGCCCCTGCCGCACTCATCCGGCGCGAGCCGCTGGCTGAACGACCCGCAGCATCAAGCCCTGCTCTCCAGGGCGCTTGAGCATCTGGCCCGCTGGCGGGTCGAGTTGGGGTTGGATCAACGCTAA
- a CDS encoding PRC-barrel domain-containing protein, with the protein MLSQDQPSPANRLTHSTLGEGTIPIRITQLRGLRVISLSEALKMGKVEDALLDPTARWVAALRVRGAGAGGGEHLVLREAVKRVGQHAVILGAPMGMGDNRQPEFDRMIDLKTLIGLEIVTDEGMLLGRIRDAEIDPQTLNVIEYELTRNFWDTYLQTGLRVSAQSTLSGSKDVLIVPQSAVHKGISISEGVDVPKEW; encoded by the coding sequence ATGCTTAGCCAGGATCAGCCTTCGCCAGCGAATCGCCTCACCCATTCGACGCTTGGGGAAGGCACCATACCCATCCGTATTACGCAACTGCGTGGCCTGCGGGTCATCAGCCTTTCAGAGGCGCTCAAAATGGGCAAAGTAGAGGATGCGCTGCTTGACCCGACAGCGCGTTGGGTTGCGGCGCTGCGCGTGCGTGGCGCTGGAGCAGGGGGCGGTGAGCATCTTGTCTTGCGCGAAGCCGTCAAACGGGTGGGGCAGCATGCGGTGATTCTGGGCGCGCCAATGGGCATGGGGGACAACCGACAGCCCGAATTTGATCGGATGATTGATCTGAAAACCCTGATTGGGCTGGAAATCGTCACTGACGAAGGCATGCTGCTGGGGCGCATTCGTGATGCCGAGATTGACCCGCAGACGCTCAACGTCATTGAATATGAACTCACGCGCAACTTCTGGGATACCTATCTGCAAACGGGTTTGCGCGTCTCGGCGCAGAGTACACTCAGCGGCAGCAAAGATGTGCTGATCGTCCCGCAATCGGCGGTACACAAAGGGATTTCCATTTCCGAGGGTGTTGATGTTCCCAAGGAGTGGTAG
- a CDS encoding GTPase, translating into MVLNKLLFAARSGGRRIGVGSITKLPGNIMLFRDFMTAVNWKTAQGEVQWALTSKIALVGMPNSGKSTLFNTFKGQRISPVSPEAGTTKTLIRGAFGPFALIDTPGHLPDIMHRGIKEASVILLLIDGTRGFTKEDEALYKEVKHADKPIIAVVNKIDLMRTDPEELCDDLAVRLEIEEAVPISAKNGTNVNEDLIPAMIDASPEAAVAIGRELPAFRRAAVAKIIRNSTLLSLAAGLEPVPLVDIPILLGTQIRLVLRIAAIYGEPLTASRAREVVATITAGLTLRYVAEQAAKLVPFGGDLISGAIAAAGTWALGQVMTEYFESGKQLSGGQMRSMFTRFYKIYRQEDKRQALLSESKKKHALLPAPKK; encoded by the coding sequence ATGGTGCTGAACAAGCTACTTTTTGCGGCGAGGTCAGGTGGCAGGCGCATTGGCGTCGGGTCGATCACCAAACTGCCTGGAAATATCATGCTGTTCCGTGATTTTATGACGGCAGTCAATTGGAAGACGGCCCAGGGAGAAGTGCAGTGGGCGCTCACCTCCAAAATCGCCCTGGTTGGCATGCCAAACAGTGGCAAGTCCACGCTCTTCAATACCTTCAAGGGCCAACGCATCTCGCCGGTTTCGCCGGAAGCAGGCACCACCAAGACGCTGATTCGCGGCGCTTTTGGTCCCTTTGCGCTGATCGACACGCCAGGCCATCTGCCCGATATTATGCACCGAGGCATTAAAGAAGCTTCGGTCATCTTGCTGCTCATTGATGGCACGCGCGGCTTTACCAAAGAGGATGAGGCGCTCTACAAGGAAGTGAAGCACGCCGATAAGCCGATCATCGCTGTGGTGAACAAGATCGACCTGATGCGTACTGACCCGGAAGAACTGTGCGATGACCTGGCGGTGCGGCTGGAGATCGAAGAGGCGGTACCGATCTCGGCAAAAAACGGCACGAATGTAAACGAAGATTTGATTCCGGCGATGATTGATGCCAGCCCCGAAGCCGCCGTGGCGATTGGCCGCGAACTTCCGGCGTTTCGGCGGGCGGCAGTTGCCAAAATCATCCGCAACTCGACGCTGCTGAGCCTGGCCGCCGGGCTGGAGCCGGTGCCGCTGGTTGATATTCCTATTTTACTGGGGACACAGATTCGGCTGGTGCTGCGCATTGCCGCCATCTATGGTGAGCCGCTGACGGCCAGCCGCGCGCGCGAGGTGGTGGCGACCATTACCGCCGGGCTGACGCTGCGCTATGTGGCCGAGCAGGCCGCCAAGTTGGTACCCTTTGGCGGCGACCTGATTTCGGGGGCCATTGCCGCCGCGGGTACGTGGGCTTTGGGGCAGGTGATGACGGAATACTTTGAAAGTGGCAAACAGTTGAGCGGCGGCCAGATGCGCAGCATGTTCACGCGCTTCTATAAGATCTATCGGCAGGAAGACAAACGCCAGGCGCTGCTGAGTGAATCCAAGAAAAAGCATGCCTTGCTGCCCGCGCCCAAAAAGTGA
- a CDS encoding glycosyltransferase family 9 protein: MPLEAMPVPARERVDSQGAQTHSLAFLHDGALKRQRPLSPDKRGVLRLAQHALKQADTVIICLGGRSGRLGECIVGTALLEGILLALRFVGKAGTAIRVIIDTGALELFDERLYQEHYWPQIQVSGAPVGQTLSRAEALIQQSAARKSLVVDLHGAHDGMPYLRIEKRALARSSGSLDRDACTVTTLGRLFRVGVRSYAQRGRHRRYADFIEDVFDFPTGVIDGLLAQPRIWLSAADEARYGALAGEFRLRRSALQVVCFFQSIVLAKCYGRWREALTMMCQQVARRFPDQQIDFLVACGPDEDLPIGVKLADVADEFIDFTGDNRNVRTSVRATPSLRDLAIVVRHAALVLSNDTGPGHLAGALRIPAIVPYLPGQVYSKAVWASTPWHHGVTLEPAPFCAQQIEAAVLWESTDIIDSIPAERLAVAALGALETRLLSDGYKTPRSNATPGSPGHSTTAARCLPRRLGE; this comes from the coding sequence ATGCCGCTGGAGGCTATGCCGGTACCGGCGCGCGAGCGTGTTGATAGCCAGGGGGCGCAGACCCATTCGCTCGCTTTCTTGCATGATGGCGCGCTCAAGCGCCAGCGCCCCCTCTCTCCAGATAAACGGGGTGTTCTGCGCCTTGCCCAACATGCGCTCAAGCAGGCTGATACGGTTATCATCTGCCTGGGAGGCCGGTCTGGCCGATTAGGTGAGTGTATTGTGGGGACCGCCCTGCTGGAGGGGATACTGCTGGCGCTGCGTTTTGTTGGGAAAGCCGGAACGGCGATCAGGGTGATAATAGACACTGGCGCGCTCGAACTCTTCGATGAACGGCTTTACCAGGAACACTACTGGCCTCAGATTCAGGTCTCTGGCGCGCCGGTTGGGCAAACACTTTCACGCGCTGAAGCGCTCATCCAACAAAGCGCGGCAAGGAAGAGCCTGGTCGTCGATCTCCATGGTGCGCATGATGGGATGCCTTATCTGCGGATTGAGAAAAGGGCGCTTGCTCGTTCGTCTGGGAGCCTGGATAGAGATGCCTGCACGGTTACGACGTTAGGACGCCTCTTCCGGGTCGGGGTGAGAAGCTATGCGCAGCGCGGGAGGCACAGACGCTACGCCGATTTTATTGAGGATGTGTTTGATTTTCCCACTGGCGTGATCGATGGGCTTCTGGCGCAGCCACGGATATGGCTGAGCGCCGCCGATGAAGCGCGATACGGCGCTCTGGCAGGCGAATTTCGGCTGCGGCGCTCCGCGCTCCAGGTGGTCTGTTTTTTCCAATCCATTGTCCTTGCCAAGTGTTATGGGAGATGGCGTGAGGCGCTGACGATGATGTGTCAGCAGGTTGCGCGCCGCTTTCCAGACCAGCAGATTGATTTTCTCGTCGCCTGTGGGCCGGATGAGGACTTGCCCATAGGCGTCAAACTGGCCGATGTGGCCGATGAGTTCATTGATTTTACCGGGGACAATCGGAACGTGCGCACCAGCGTGCGCGCAACGCCTTCGCTGCGCGATCTGGCGATAGTGGTCAGGCACGCTGCGTTGGTCCTATCCAACGATACCGGGCCGGGCCATCTGGCTGGCGCACTGCGCATTCCTGCCATTGTCCCCTATCTTCCCGGCCAGGTGTATTCCAAGGCGGTGTGGGCCTCGACCCCTTGGCATCATGGAGTGACCCTGGAGCCTGCCCCATTTTGCGCTCAGCAAATAGAAGCAGCGGTACTCTGGGAGAGCACAGACATCATTGATAGCATACCTGCTGAACGCCTGGCGGTTGCCGCGCTGGGCGCGCTGGAAACCCGCTTGCTCAGCGATGGTTATAAAACTCCACGCTCCAACGCCACTCCTGGTAGTCCGGGGCATTCCACCACTGCTGCAAGATGCCTACCTCGCCGCCTGGGAGAATGA
- a CDS encoding sulfurtransferase, protein MSGTATGATADYTQYAHPEVLVDTAWVAEHLNDPKVRIVEADEDVLLYEVGHIQNAVKLDWHVDVQDPLRRDFVNKADFEKLASRYGISNDTTVVFYGDKNNWYAAYSFWLFKLYGHQDARIMNGGRAKWEAEGRAFTKDAPTFAAATYHAQNANLSIRAFRHQVEELLGKSGYALVDVRSPDEYTGKLLHMVNYPQEGATRGGHIPSAKNIPWARAAREDGTFKSADDLRALYGGEGVTPDKQVVAYCRIGERSAHTWFVLTQLLGYTNVRNYDGSWTEWGNLVNAPIEKP, encoded by the coding sequence ATGTCAGGAACAGCAACAGGAGCCACCGCTGACTACACCCAGTATGCTCATCCAGAGGTGCTGGTTGACACCGCCTGGGTGGCGGAGCATCTCAATGACCCCAAGGTCCGTATTGTCGAGGCCGATGAAGATGTCCTGCTCTATGAGGTTGGGCATATCCAGAACGCCGTCAAACTCGATTGGCATGTTGATGTGCAAGACCCCCTGCGCCGGGATTTCGTGAACAAGGCCGACTTCGAGAAACTGGCAAGCCGCTACGGCATCTCGAACGACACCACCGTTGTCTTCTATGGCGACAAAAACAACTGGTACGCTGCCTACAGCTTCTGGCTGTTCAAGCTCTACGGCCACCAGGACGCGCGTATCATGAATGGTGGCCGCGCCAAGTGGGAAGCCGAAGGGCGGGCATTCACCAAAGACGCGCCGACGTTCGCGGCAGCCACCTATCACGCTCAGAACGCCAATCTCTCCATTCGCGCCTTCCGCCACCAGGTGGAAGAACTGCTGGGCAAGTCCGGCTACGCGCTGGTGGATGTGCGCTCCCCCGATGAATACACCGGCAAGCTGCTGCACATGGTCAACTACCCGCAAGAGGGCGCGACGCGCGGCGGCCATATCCCCTCGGCTAAAAACATCCCCTGGGCCAGGGCCGCGCGCGAAGATGGCACGTTCAAGTCTGCCGACGATCTGCGCGCACTCTATGGCGGCGAGGGCGTCACACCCGATAAGCAGGTCGTCGCCTACTGCCGCATCGGCGAACGCTCGGCGCATACGTGGTTTGTGCTAACGCAGTTGCTCGGCTATACGAATGTGCGCAACTATGATGGCTCCTGGACCGAATGGGGCAATCTGGTGAACGCGCCCATCGAAAAGCCGTAA
- a CDS encoding PIG-L deacetylase family protein — protein sequence MAEQTAANEQQQNPKRALVVMAHPDDGEFGAGGTIAHLARQGYEVYYCVVTDGNCGSSDPEMTSEKLVPIRQEEHRAAARTLGAKEALFLHYVDSTLEPTLQVRHDIARLIRQIRPDTVICQDPTMFWSGQGYINHPDHRAAGEATMAAIMPAAGTRLIFTDLLKEGLEPHDVKELYLASSRNADRWVDISDTLEAKIEALRQHKSQIKDWNPAEEMKSWAKSTADEARKHGHDFRYAEGFKYFRFTDDE from the coding sequence ATGGCTGAACAGACAGCAGCGAACGAACAGCAGCAGAACCCTAAGCGGGCGTTGGTAGTGATGGCGCATCCCGATGATGGCGAGTTTGGCGCGGGCGGGACGATTGCCCATCTGGCGCGCCAGGGCTATGAGGTCTATTATTGTGTGGTAACAGACGGGAACTGCGGTTCAAGCGATCCCGAAATGACCTCTGAAAAGCTGGTACCCATTCGCCAGGAGGAACATCGCGCGGCGGCGCGCACGCTGGGGGCAAAGGAGGCGCTCTTCCTGCATTATGTTGATTCGACGCTGGAGCCAACGCTGCAAGTGCGTCATGATATTGCGCGGCTGATTCGCCAGATTCGCCCGGACACGGTGATTTGTCAAGACCCAACGATGTTCTGGTCCGGCCAGGGCTACATCAATCACCCCGATCATCGCGCCGCTGGCGAGGCCACGATGGCCGCGATCATGCCAGCGGCTGGGACGCGCTTGATCTTTACCGATCTGCTCAAAGAGGGTCTGGAACCCCACGATGTCAAGGAACTCTATCTTGCCAGCAGCCGCAACGCCGACCGCTGGGTAGACATCAGCGATACGCTGGAGGCGAAGATCGAAGCCCTGCGCCAGCACAAGAGCCAGATCAAAGATTGGAACCCGGCGGAAGAAATGAAAAGCTGGGCGAAAAGTACGGCTGACGAAGCCCGCAAGCATGGACATGACTTCAGATACGCCGAGGGCTTTAAGTATTTCCGCTTCACCGATGACGAGTAA
- the pckA gene encoding phosphoenolpyruvate carboxykinase (ATP), whose product MAIATASNQSLAEIGVTNLGAVHWNLSVPQLVEQAIARSEAVLASNGALVAATGSRTGRSPKDKFIVRTPENASRIAWGKINQPIEPAVFNRFRARVSAYLQGRDVFVLDAWVGADPAYRLPIRVVAEYAWHELFARQLFRRMTPEEQANNKPAFTVIAAPEFLAVPATDDTRSETAILVNFEQGLIIISGTKYAGEIKKSIFGVMNYVLPLQNIFPMHCSANLGAAGDVALFFGLSGTGKTTLSTDPERPMIGDDEHGWSDKGVFNFEGGCYAKCINLSQKHEPQIWNAVRFGSVVENVVVDPVTRVPDYTDDSLTENTRAAYPLDFIENAVPEGMGGHPSAILLLSADAFGVLPPLSILTPEQATYYFLSGYTAKLAGTEAGMGSDPEPDFSLCFGAPFFPLPATVYSKMFRKKIEEHQVRVYLVNTGWSGGPYGVGARISLPYTRAMVRAAISGALEKAETWTDPIFGLHVPTACPDVPASILRPRDTWKDSAAYDRQARDLARSFVENCAKFPDADPDVRAAGPRGS is encoded by the coding sequence ATGGCTATTGCTACCGCCAGCAATCAAAGCCTGGCTGAAATTGGTGTAACCAACCTGGGCGCTGTCCACTGGAACCTCTCGGTTCCGCAGCTTGTGGAGCAGGCCATTGCCCGCAGCGAGGCGGTGCTGGCCTCGAACGGGGCGCTGGTTGCCGCCACCGGCTCGCGCACCGGGCGTTCCCCCAAAGATAAGTTCATTGTGCGCACCCCGGAAAACGCCAGCCGTATCGCCTGGGGCAAGATCAACCAGCCCATCGAGCCAGCCGTCTTTAATCGCTTTCGCGCGCGGGTGAGCGCCTATCTCCAGGGGCGCGACGTGTTTGTGCTGGATGCCTGGGTCGGCGCTGACCCGGCCTATCGCCTGCCTATCCGCGTGGTCGCTGAATATGCCTGGCATGAACTCTTCGCTCGCCAACTCTTTCGCCGCATGACCCCGGAGGAGCAGGCGAATAACAAGCCCGCCTTTACAGTCATCGCCGCGCCGGAGTTTCTGGCGGTTCCGGCTACCGATGACACGCGCAGCGAGACTGCTATTCTGGTCAACTTCGAGCAGGGCTTGATCATTATCTCTGGCACGAAGTACGCTGGCGAAATAAAAAAATCAATCTTCGGCGTGATGAACTATGTGCTGCCCTTGCAAAACATCTTCCCGATGCACTGCTCGGCCAACCTCGGCGCAGCCGGGGACGTGGCCCTCTTCTTTGGCCTTTCGGGGACAGGCAAAACAACGCTTTCCACCGACCCTGAAAGGCCGATGATTGGCGATGACGAACATGGTTGGAGTGACAAGGGCGTCTTCAACTTCGAGGGCGGCTGCTATGCCAAATGTATCAATCTCTCGCAAAAACACGAGCCGCAAATCTGGAACGCTGTGCGGTTTGGCTCCGTCGTAGAAAACGTCGTGGTTGATCCGGTGACGCGCGTTCCCGACTATACCGATGATTCGCTCACCGAGAACACCCGCGCCGCCTATCCGCTCGATTTCATCGAGAACGCGGTCCCTGAGGGCATGGGCGGCCATCCTTCAGCGATCCTGCTGCTGAGCGCGGATGCCTTTGGCGTACTGCCGCCGCTCTCCATCCTGACGCCGGAACAGGCCACCTATTACTTTCTCTCCGGCTACACCGCCAAGCTGGCCGGAACCGAGGCGGGCATGGGCAGCGACCCTGAGCCGGACTTCAGTCTCTGCTTTGGCGCGCCCTTCTTCCCGCTGCCCGCCACTGTCTACTCCAAGATGTTCCGCAAGAAGATCGAGGAGCATCAGGTGCGCGTCTACCTGGTAAATACTGGTTGGAGCGGCGGCCCGTATGGCGTGGGCGCGCGCATCAGCCTGCCCTACACCCGCGCGATGGTGCGCGCCGCCATCTCTGGCGCACTGGAGAAAGCCGAGACCTGGACCGACCCGATCTTCGGGCTGCATGTCCCGACGGCCTGCCCCGATGTCCCCGCCAGCATCTTGCGCCCCCGCGACACCTGGAAGGACAGCGCGGCGTATGATCGCCAGGCGCGCGACCTGGCGCGCAGCTTTGTAGAAAACTGCGCCAAGTTCCCCGACGCCGACCCCGACGTGCGCGCCGCCGGGCCACGCGGCTCCTGA